In the Aneurinibacillus soli genome, one interval contains:
- the nikA gene encoding nickel ABC transporter substrate-binding protein, giving the protein MFRKFKGLYISFIFVLLLPVILAGCKTDLNKNTESSVKSEGQTPASTEKTLTISWPKDIGPLNPHEYTPNEFFAQGMYYEPLIDYGEGGKLVPRLAESWDISQDGKVYTFHLRKNVKFTDGSDFDANVVQKNFHTILANRNMHSWLGLISQIDKTEVVDAHTFKVTLKNRYYPALQEFAVVRPLRFLGAAGFPADGDTAKGIKKPITTGPWVLSEYKKDKIAVFTRNENYWGTKPKINKLVVKVIPDGEARVLALEKGDIDLIYGEGVISLDSFVNLRDSGKFETSVSNPVASRALIVNTAKGPFADLNVRLALQHAVNKRALVDGVTNGVEKVADTIISSNFPYANVGLKPYDYNVEEAKALLDKAGWTLPAGKTVREKNGKPLEIELVYMGPDQIEKPMAAAIQSDLKQIGVSLKTTGVERELRNKRMESADFDLLFWNTYGAPYDPHSFVSTNYEKGYGIFESQQGLPMKDKLHQQMKDVLLTVDEKERQKLYTSIFTTLHEQAVYLPISYLTNIAVYPKYVKGLKFPAHRDETPFSMLDIQK; this is encoded by the coding sequence ATGTTTCGCAAATTTAAAGGACTGTATATTTCATTTATTTTTGTACTTCTCTTACCTGTTATCCTTGCAGGATGCAAGACTGACTTGAATAAAAATACAGAATCATCAGTGAAGTCAGAAGGACAAACACCAGCTTCTACAGAAAAGACTTTGACCATCTCCTGGCCAAAAGATATCGGGCCGCTAAACCCGCATGAATATACACCGAATGAATTTTTTGCCCAAGGGATGTATTATGAGCCTCTTATTGACTATGGAGAAGGCGGGAAACTGGTGCCTCGTTTGGCGGAGTCATGGGATATTTCGCAAGATGGTAAGGTTTATACCTTTCATTTACGGAAAAATGTGAAATTTACAGATGGCTCTGATTTTGATGCTAATGTCGTGCAGAAAAACTTTCACACCATTCTTGCCAACCGAAACATGCATAGTTGGCTTGGATTGATCAGCCAGATCGACAAGACGGAAGTGGTCGATGCTCATACGTTTAAAGTAACGTTGAAAAACCGTTATTACCCGGCACTTCAAGAATTTGCGGTTGTACGCCCTCTGCGTTTCCTGGGAGCTGCGGGCTTCCCGGCCGACGGAGATACGGCCAAGGGCATCAAAAAGCCAATTACTACCGGACCATGGGTGCTGTCAGAATATAAAAAAGACAAAATCGCTGTGTTTACCCGAAATGAAAATTATTGGGGAACAAAGCCAAAAATCAACAAGCTCGTCGTTAAAGTAATTCCGGACGGAGAGGCTAGAGTGCTTGCTTTGGAGAAGGGCGATATTGATCTGATATATGGTGAGGGTGTCATTAGTCTGGATTCGTTTGTGAATCTGAGAGATTCCGGTAAATTTGAAACTTCTGTATCCAATCCTGTGGCTAGTCGCGCGCTAATTGTTAACACGGCGAAGGGGCCATTTGCCGATTTGAATGTTCGTCTGGCTCTGCAGCATGCTGTGAATAAGAGAGCGTTGGTGGACGGGGTGACCAATGGCGTCGAGAAAGTTGCTGATACAATTATATCCAGTAACTTTCCTTATGCGAATGTTGGTCTGAAGCCATACGATTATAATGTAGAAGAGGCAAAAGCTTTATTGGATAAAGCAGGATGGACACTTCCGGCTGGGAAGACAGTTCGCGAGAAAAACGGAAAACCACTTGAAATCGAACTAGTTTACATGGGACCAGATCAGATTGAAAAGCCAATGGCGGCTGCAATTCAATCCGATTTAAAACAAATCGGTGTTTCACTCAAAACAACTGGGGTGGAAAGAGAACTTCGCAACAAACGGATGGAAAGTGCGGATTTTGATTTACTTTTCTGGAATACATATGGAGCGCCATATGACCCCCATTCGTTTGTATCGACAAACTACGAGAAAGGTTACGGCATTTTCGAATCGCAGCAGGGACTTCCGATGAAAGACAAGCTTCATCAACAGATGAAAGATGTTCTGCTGACGGTCGATGAAAAAGAACGGCAGAAGCTGTACACCTCTATATTTACAACACTGCATGAGCAGGCCGTATATTTGCCGATTTCCTATTTGACCAATATTGCGGTGTATCCGAAATATGTGAAGGGCTTGAAGTTCCCAGCTCACCGTGATGAAACGCCATTTAGCATGTTGGATATTCAAAAATAA
- a CDS encoding FTR1 family iron permease, with amino-acid sequence MKKIFNLKTILISVALLILIGVLLWQGIFYHGSPDPTAKGLTPGAAVLNTAILVFREGLEAILVLAAIISGLVRKKQDNYWKPISAGAGVSFLAVIATWFIVVAIISSVNASELNIQAATGTLAVVVLLIIMNWFFHKIYWQGWINLHNRKKKKLMENQNENIQNSTFWSLFVLGLTSIYREGFEIVLFLQDLRLKVGSGVVLQGALIGLALTLIVGVLTFLAQRRLPYKKMLVFTGVLLVVVLAVMVGETVQEMQLAGWISTTTINIYIPDWMGVWFCLFPTVETLSSQVLAVIYVLGSYFAAQYVTKRKANKQLSQTA; translated from the coding sequence GTGAAGAAAATATTTAATCTCAAAACAATACTTATATCTGTTGCCTTGCTTATATTAATAGGTGTCTTACTATGGCAAGGAATTTTCTATCACGGAAGTCCTGACCCTACTGCCAAAGGTTTAACGCCTGGCGCTGCTGTGTTAAATACAGCGATTTTGGTCTTTCGTGAAGGGTTAGAAGCTATTTTAGTATTAGCTGCCATTATCTCCGGTTTAGTTCGTAAGAAACAAGATAACTATTGGAAGCCGATCTCTGCGGGAGCAGGAGTATCTTTCTTAGCTGTAATTGCTACTTGGTTTATTGTAGTAGCCATTATTTCCTCTGTGAATGCATCAGAGCTCAATATTCAAGCTGCAACAGGAACTCTAGCTGTAGTCGTTCTATTAATTATTATGAACTGGTTTTTTCACAAGATTTACTGGCAAGGTTGGATTAACCTTCATAATCGAAAAAAGAAAAAGTTAATGGAAAATCAAAACGAGAATATCCAGAACAGCACATTCTGGTCCCTTTTTGTACTGGGTCTTACATCCATTTATCGTGAAGGGTTTGAAATCGTTCTTTTTCTTCAAGATCTACGATTAAAAGTTGGTTCTGGTGTTGTATTACAAGGAGCATTGATCGGGTTAGCTTTAACACTCATCGTGGGCGTTCTTACCTTTTTAGCTCAACGCCGTCTTCCTTATAAGAAAATGTTAGTATTTACAGGCGTTCTCTTAGTGGTTGTTTTAGCTGTAATGGTGGGAGAAACCGTACAAGAGATGCAATTAGCAGGATGGATTAGCACGACTACGATTAATATTTATATCCCTGATTGGATGGGTGTTTGGTTCTGCTTATTCCCAACAGTAGAAACGTTATCATCTCAAGTTTTAGCTGTTATCTATGTATTGGGTTCTTATTTTGCTGCCCAGTACGTAACAAAACGGAAAGCAAATAAACAACTGAGTCAAACAGCTTAA
- a CDS encoding Fic family protein, with translation MDFSHIDVLKSKLDSLRPLPSEAVRNLEDVYRVEWTYHSNAIEGNTLSLVETKIVLEEGLTIGGKKLREHFEVINHAEAIEYVKTLATKQTELDERVLKDIHYLVLKGIDNQNAGQYRKINVRISGSQHLPPHFLKVPEDMQELVSWYYEQKDRLHPVELATRLHFKFAYVHPFADGNGRTARLLMNFILMSYRYPPTIIKADPEKRIAYYQALEKASVENNIDDFIALVAQVVEESLYQYISAVE, from the coding sequence ATGGACTTTTCACATATTGATGTACTAAAAAGCAAGTTAGACTCGCTGCGTCCACTGCCGTCGGAAGCTGTACGAAACCTAGAAGATGTATATCGCGTAGAGTGGACGTATCATTCCAACGCGATTGAAGGCAATACGCTGTCGTTAGTCGAAACAAAAATCGTGTTAGAGGAAGGCCTTACGATTGGTGGCAAAAAGCTTCGCGAGCATTTTGAAGTGATCAACCATGCAGAAGCGATCGAGTATGTAAAAACATTGGCAACCAAACAGACAGAATTGGATGAACGGGTACTAAAAGATATTCATTATTTAGTGCTAAAAGGCATTGATAATCAAAACGCAGGCCAGTATAGAAAAATTAATGTGCGAATTTCTGGTAGTCAGCACCTTCCTCCCCATTTCTTGAAGGTACCCGAAGATATGCAGGAACTTGTATCCTGGTATTACGAACAAAAGGACAGGCTGCATCCGGTTGAACTGGCAACTCGGCTTCATTTCAAGTTTGCATACGTTCATCCTTTTGCCGATGGAAATGGACGAACGGCGCGTTTGCTTATGAATTTTATTTTAATGTCGTATCGATATCCTCCGACGATTATTAAGGCTGATCCTGAAAAACGAATCGCTTATTATCAAGCACTTGAAAAAGCGAGTGTGGAAAATAACATCGATGATTTTATCGCACTTGTAGCTCAAGTTGTTGAGGAGAGCCTGTACCAATATATAAGTGCAGTAGAATAG
- a CDS encoding DUF418 domain-containing protein — MNQLTQTQRITALDYARAWAIFGMIIVNYKLAMQAQSGGAEWLQAIAGLFEGRASALFVVLAGIGVSLMTAKARSSMERDALRQSRNSLYRRAVFLFLAGLMLLLFGWNADILHYYAVFMLVAAALLTVADRLLIVLFGVVLILSQLFLLLFDYSKGWNATFHEYSGFWTIDGFVRNLLFNGFHPIFPWLCFFLIGLWIGRKRWLNRENRMKLLLFGAIGTTVFETISYALIRGTSSILDKEATHYLFGTKPMPPGMLYVLSGICFALFVIALSLYIVDKWEKSGLTKAIIHTGQLSLSHYIGHIIIGLGVLEAVNYLENGQISFALAYSCCFFVLAIIFSHIWRKWLKRGPVETIMRKYC; from the coding sequence ATGAATCAATTGACACAAACACAACGTATCACGGCTCTTGACTACGCGAGAGCATGGGCGATCTTCGGTATGATTATTGTAAACTACAAGTTGGCAATGCAAGCGCAAAGCGGCGGCGCTGAATGGCTGCAAGCGATCGCCGGCCTGTTCGAAGGGAGAGCGTCCGCCTTGTTCGTGGTGCTGGCCGGTATCGGTGTATCGCTCATGACCGCCAAGGCGAGAAGCTCGATGGAACGGGACGCGCTACGGCAAAGTCGGAACAGCTTGTACCGAAGAGCGGTATTTCTATTCTTGGCCGGGCTCATGCTGCTGCTATTCGGCTGGAATGCGGATATTTTGCATTATTACGCCGTGTTTATGCTCGTTGCGGCCGCATTGCTTACTGTTGCGGATCGGTTGCTCATCGTTTTGTTCGGAGTCGTGCTGATTTTGTCGCAGCTGTTTCTGCTCTTGTTCGACTACAGCAAAGGATGGAATGCCACATTCCATGAATATTCGGGCTTCTGGACGATCGACGGATTCGTGCGTAATCTCCTGTTCAACGGTTTTCACCCGATTTTCCCCTGGCTGTGCTTTTTCTTGATTGGATTGTGGATCGGCCGCAAGCGATGGTTAAACAGGGAAAATCGGATGAAACTTCTGCTGTTCGGTGCAATCGGGACGACTGTATTTGAGACAATTTCCTATGCTCTAATCCGAGGGACGTCATCGATACTGGACAAGGAAGCGACTCATTACCTATTCGGGACTAAGCCGATGCCGCCCGGCATGCTATATGTTTTGTCCGGCATATGTTTCGCCCTTTTCGTCATTGCCCTAAGTTTGTATATCGTGGACAAGTGGGAGAAGTCCGGTCTGACGAAGGCGATCATCCATACTGGTCAGCTCTCGTTATCCCATTATATCGGACATATCATCATCGGATTGGGCGTTCTTGAAGCGGTCAACTACCTGGAGAACGGGCAAATATCATTTGCACTCGCGTACAGCTGCTGTTTCTTCGTATTGGCGATTATCTTCTCGCATATATGGAGAAAGTGGCTGAAGCGAGGGCCGGTCGAAACAATTATGCGCAAATATTGCTGA
- a CDS encoding TetR/AcrR family transcriptional regulator has translation MKTSTTSTTYEAILETAYRLFAEHGFDKTSMAIIAKEIGISKPALYYHFKSKEAIIDVLFDEICKSITFANFFSIEQYSKDNFEEKLIVDGLSIIQSQTEDEYYSRIMHQYQALGYRNPKYMQKLIESLDGFTTGFHELLRHGVSLRVVKDGDTLAHAQMLTMIIDGIDNFMTYGFQCRYDKIWAKTVKSIVRGE, from the coding sequence ATGAAAACATCAACGACGTCGACGACGTACGAAGCCATATTGGAGACGGCTTACCGCCTGTTCGCCGAGCATGGTTTTGACAAAACGAGTATGGCGATAATCGCCAAGGAGATCGGTATCTCAAAGCCCGCACTGTATTATCACTTTAAATCGAAAGAAGCGATCATCGATGTGCTTTTTGATGAAATTTGCAAAAGCATCACATTTGCCAACTTCTTCAGCATCGAGCAATATTCGAAGGACAATTTCGAGGAAAAGCTCATTGTAGACGGGCTAAGCATCATTCAAAGCCAGACGGAAGACGAGTATTATTCACGCATCATGCATCAATATCAAGCGCTGGGCTATCGGAATCCGAAGTATATGCAGAAGCTGATTGAAAGTTTGGACGGATTCACAACGGGATTCCACGAGCTGCTGCGGCACGGCGTTTCGCTCAGGGTAGTCAAGGACGGGGATACGCTGGCTCATGCCCAAATGCTGACGATGATTATCGACGGCATAGATAATTTTATGACCTATGGCTTTCAATGTCGCTATGACAAGATTTGGGCTAAAACGGTTAAATCTATCGTTAGGGGTGAATAG
- a CDS encoding S-layer homology domain-containing protein, producing the protein MKKLAIALTTAALISSISTTAAFADEHHDNGQHHDSGQHNDNGEHNDNGKHKGWYKDEVDFSDLDDFDWAKTAVTSLAKKGIIQGVDKHHFNPGGSLTRAEFSTLMSQYFALKPANPNQEDYVDVHKNDWFFSQVEATKDYMTKWTTSNGSYAFMPNKTMNRMDTAVSLVEILVHQGSLQLVSQAEADQILSQYADASSIPSSLRIHVATAIKAQVMKGVGSHKFNPLGTLNRAQAAQLLYNLQIQVEVPPAGTGSKEESTEIPPNAGSNNGSAQGTNPAANSILGVGITNTSTDANGNIHLNVHVTTTGVNTNTAVGVELVNQNGDSLNPAVVQSGTINNNDATVDLALPAGLSKGTYKLKVTVGSAVNQDTSYTKQ; encoded by the coding sequence ATGAAAAAACTAGCGATTGCTTTAACAACTGCGGCACTTATTTCCAGTATAAGTACTACTGCAGCCTTTGCAGACGAACATCATGATAATGGGCAACATCATGATAGTGGGCAACATAATGATAATGGGGAACATAATGATAACGGGAAACACAAAGGCTGGTATAAAGACGAAGTAGACTTCTCTGATTTAGATGATTTCGATTGGGCGAAAACGGCGGTTACGAGTCTTGCTAAGAAGGGTATTATTCAAGGAGTTGACAAGCATCACTTTAATCCAGGTGGCAGTCTCACTCGTGCTGAGTTTTCTACTCTGATGAGCCAATATTTCGCATTGAAGCCTGCTAACCCTAATCAAGAAGATTATGTTGATGTACATAAAAATGATTGGTTTTTCTCTCAGGTAGAAGCAACAAAGGATTACATGACGAAATGGACAACCTCTAACGGCAGCTATGCGTTTATGCCAAATAAAACAATGAATCGTATGGATACAGCCGTAAGCCTGGTTGAAATTCTCGTCCATCAAGGGTCCTTACAGTTAGTGTCTCAAGCAGAAGCGGATCAAATTTTAAGCCAATATGCTGATGCGTCTTCAATTCCGAGCAGCCTGCGTATTCACGTGGCTACGGCCATCAAGGCTCAGGTAATGAAGGGAGTCGGTTCTCATAAATTTAATCCACTTGGAACATTGAACCGTGCACAAGCTGCGCAACTTCTGTATAATTTGCAGATTCAAGTAGAAGTTCCACCAGCAGGTACTGGTTCCAAAGAGGAATCAACAGAGATTCCGCCAAATGCCGGATCCAATAACGGAAGTGCGCAGGGCACAAATCCAGCAGCGAATTCCATCCTTGGAGTAGGCATTACCAACACCTCTACAGATGCTAATGGCAATATTCATCTGAATGTACATGTGACAACAACAGGTGTGAATACCAATACAGCTGTCGGTGTAGAATTGGTGAATCAAAATGGTGATTCCTTAAACCCTGCTGTAGTTCAATCAGGAACCATCAATAATAACGATGCAACTGTTGATCTCGCTCTACCAGCAGGATTAAGCAAAGGTACGTATAAATTAAAGGTTACAGTTGGTTCTGCTGTTAACCAGGACACTTCCTACACTAAACAGTAA
- the ade gene encoding adenine deaminase, with protein MNMCDSILKKRILVAGKVIPADMVVKQGKILNVFTGEFMEGDIAIVDGIIAGIGSYEGDEIIDAQGKIIVPGFIDAHVHIESAMLTPQEFAKVVLQHGVTTVMTDPHEIANVAGADGIRYMIDSAKDLPLDIFVMLPSCVPATPFETNGAKLDEEQLLPFMSDPKVLGLAEVMDFPAVLSGDKVMLDKIRMTQSHGGVIDGHAAGLKREDLNIYMAAGIRTDHESINSKEAKDRLDLGMYLMIREGTVAKDLEALLPVITQQNSRRCLFVTDDKLVDDLLEEGSVDHIVRQAIQKGLDPIIAIQMVTLNAAECFGLRNIGAVAPGYQADFLLLDDLNTISIQQVYKKGTCIVDNGRIVEESFPKMQTTQDLSHVLPKMNPKEVKLEDLEIPLSSDVCNVIEIIPNSLVTYHRKEKVNVQNRLFCSSTEKDQLKLAVIERHKATGNVGVGIVKGFQLKKGAIASTVGHDSHNIVVIGTSDEEMLLAIEQVIKTNGGLAVVEGKEVLASLSLPVAGLMSEEKYETVYQSLKKLNEALSIIGSPKTFNPFLTLSFLTLPVIPQLKLTDKGLFQFSSFSHINVQVD; from the coding sequence ATGAATATGTGTGATTCGATACTCAAAAAAAGAATTTTAGTAGCTGGAAAAGTTATTCCTGCTGATATGGTTGTTAAGCAAGGTAAAATTTTAAATGTTTTCACAGGAGAGTTTATGGAAGGTGATATTGCAATTGTTGATGGAATCATTGCAGGAATCGGCTCTTATGAAGGCGATGAAATCATTGATGCACAAGGTAAAATCATCGTTCCAGGATTTATTGACGCCCATGTCCATATTGAAAGCGCAATGCTGACTCCTCAAGAATTTGCAAAAGTTGTTCTTCAACATGGCGTAACTACTGTCATGACTGATCCCCATGAGATCGCAAACGTGGCAGGTGCAGATGGAATTCGATATATGATCGATAGCGCTAAGGATCTGCCTTTAGATATATTTGTAATGCTGCCTTCTTGTGTTCCAGCAACTCCGTTCGAAACCAATGGTGCAAAGTTAGATGAGGAACAATTACTTCCCTTCATGTCTGACCCAAAAGTTTTGGGACTTGCTGAAGTCATGGATTTTCCCGCTGTATTATCTGGGGATAAGGTTATGCTAGATAAAATTCGTATGACCCAATCACATGGTGGCGTAATTGATGGTCATGCAGCTGGGCTTAAAAGAGAAGACTTAAACATCTACATGGCGGCAGGTATTCGGACCGACCATGAAAGTATAAATAGTAAAGAAGCAAAAGACCGTTTAGATCTTGGCATGTATCTGATGATTAGGGAAGGAACTGTAGCAAAAGACTTAGAAGCGTTACTGCCTGTTATTACACAACAAAATTCAAGACGATGCTTATTTGTTACAGATGATAAGCTCGTAGACGATTTGCTTGAAGAAGGAAGTGTAGATCATATCGTAAGACAGGCTATTCAGAAGGGGTTAGACCCTATCATTGCGATTCAAATGGTGACTTTGAATGCAGCAGAGTGTTTTGGCCTTCGTAATATAGGAGCTGTTGCACCTGGGTATCAGGCAGATTTTCTTCTTCTTGATGATTTGAATACCATATCCATTCAGCAGGTTTATAAAAAAGGCACGTGTATCGTCGATAACGGAAGAATTGTGGAAGAATCCTTTCCGAAAATGCAAACTACTCAAGATTTATCACATGTACTACCTAAAATGAATCCGAAAGAAGTGAAATTGGAAGATTTAGAAATCCCTTTGTCTTCGGATGTTTGTAATGTGATTGAAATCATTCCTAATAGTTTAGTTACCTACCATCGAAAAGAAAAAGTAAACGTGCAGAATCGACTTTTTTGTTCTTCTACTGAAAAAGATCAGTTGAAATTAGCTGTAATCGAAAGGCATAAAGCTACAGGAAATGTTGGAGTAGGAATTGTAAAAGGATTTCAGTTAAAAAAAGGGGCAATCGCTAGTACAGTAGGCCATGATTCTCATAACATTGTAGTCATAGGAACGTCTGATGAAGAAATGCTTCTTGCAATTGAACAAGTAATCAAGACAAATGGAGGGTTAGCCGTTGTTGAGGGAAAAGAAGTTTTGGCTTCCTTATCACTTCCCGTTGCAGGATTAATGTCGGAAGAAAAGTACGAGACCGTCTATCAATCGCTGAAAAAATTAAATGAAGCTCTTTCGATAATTGGTTCGCCAAAAACATTTAATCCTTTTTTGACGTTATCGTTTTTGACACTCCCTGTCATACCTCAACTTAAATTAACAGATAAAGGATTATTTCAATTTTCTTCTTTTTCCCACATAAACGTCCAGGTTGATTAA
- the abc-f gene encoding ribosomal protection-like ABC-F family protein produces the protein MKEILKLSNISYEVMDFTIFEDVHASVQQGDIIGVIGKNGAGKSTLLQLLNNDVVPSQGQIQWLQQGLEIFMVEQETESYFFEDKTPFEVKLLEKWHVPTHDFLQLSGGEKLKARLAKGFSKDADLLLLDEPTNHLDAQSLEFLTKQIKNYKGTIILVSHDRYFLDTVATKIWSIEGKKLIEHKGNYSSYMEFRKQKRLTQQREYEKQQKMIERIEDQMNELTSWSKKAHAQSTKQEFPKEYYRVKAKRMDAQVKSKQKRLEKELEKAKAEPVETEYTVHFSMKAKHKVGKRFLEVKNVTKSFAGRTLFKNVNFTIQHGEKVAIIGPNGSGKTTLLKVIVGQETAKGDVWISPSAKIGYLTQEVFDLPLEQTPEQLFYKKTFEARGKVQTLMKHLGFMTSHWTEPIRNMSMGERVKCKLMEHIVEGKDVLILDEPTNHLDLPSREQLEDTLAQYNGTLIVVSHDRYFLEKTTNSKLVISNHSIQKQLNELSPKRANLDELRLILETERQEVLGKLSFMTPNDKAYTELDKKFKELTKQINELS, from the coding sequence ATGAAAGAAATTTTAAAATTATCCAATATTAGCTATGAAGTAATGGACTTTACCATTTTTGAAGATGTACATGCTAGTGTTCAACAAGGGGATATCATCGGTGTTATTGGCAAAAATGGTGCCGGTAAATCTACATTGTTGCAATTACTTAACAATGACGTAGTGCCGTCACAAGGACAAATACAATGGCTGCAACAAGGCTTGGAAATTTTTATGGTTGAACAAGAAACCGAGTCGTATTTTTTCGAAGATAAGACCCCTTTTGAAGTCAAATTACTAGAGAAATGGCATGTACCAACCCATGATTTTCTACAATTAAGTGGCGGAGAAAAACTAAAAGCACGACTTGCAAAAGGTTTTTCAAAAGATGCAGACCTTTTGCTATTAGATGAACCGACAAATCATCTCGATGCTCAAAGCTTAGAATTCCTGACTAAACAGATTAAGAATTATAAAGGTACCATTATTCTTGTTTCACACGATCGTTATTTTTTAGATACTGTTGCAACAAAAATATGGTCGATTGAAGGTAAAAAGCTTATTGAACACAAAGGAAATTATTCTAGCTATATGGAGTTTCGCAAACAGAAAAGACTTACCCAGCAACGTGAATATGAAAAACAGCAAAAAATGATTGAACGAATTGAAGATCAAATGAATGAGCTCACTTCTTGGTCGAAAAAAGCTCATGCACAATCAACAAAACAGGAATTCCCTAAAGAATACTATCGTGTAAAAGCAAAGCGTATGGATGCACAAGTAAAATCAAAACAAAAGCGTCTTGAAAAAGAGCTTGAAAAAGCAAAAGCTGAACCTGTTGAGACAGAGTATACTGTACATTTTTCAATGAAAGCAAAGCACAAGGTAGGAAAACGGTTTTTAGAAGTTAAGAATGTAACAAAGAGTTTTGCCGGACGAACACTATTTAAAAACGTCAATTTTACGATTCAGCATGGTGAGAAGGTTGCGATAATAGGTCCAAATGGTAGTGGAAAGACGACATTATTGAAGGTAATTGTTGGGCAGGAAACGGCTAAAGGCGATGTATGGATTTCACCATCTGCAAAAATTGGCTATTTAACGCAAGAAGTATTTGATTTACCACTTGAACAAACACCTGAGCAGCTATTTTATAAAAAAACTTTCGAGGCGAGAGGGAAAGTCCAAACTTTAATGAAGCATTTGGGATTTATGACATCTCATTGGACAGAACCCATTAGGAATATGAGTATGGGTGAACGTGTAAAGTGTAAGTTAATGGAACATATAGTAGAGGGAAAAGATGTGCTTATTTTAGATGAGCCGACGAATCATCTTGACTTACCTTCACGTGAACAACTTGAAGATACTTTAGCACAGTATAATGGAACGCTAATCGTTGTTTCGCATGATCGCTATTTTCTCGAAAAAACGACAAACAGCAAACTTGTTATTTCGAATCATAGCATACAAAAGCAATTGAATGAATTATCCCCAAAAAGAGCTAATCTGGATGAATTACGTTTAATACTTGAAACAGAAAGACAAGAAGTTTTAGGAAAGCTTAGCTTTATGACTCCAAATGATAAAGCGTACACAGAACTCGACAAGAAATTTAAAGAACTTACGAAACAAATAAATGAACTTTCGTGA
- a CDS encoding class I SAM-dependent methyltransferase: MALFDHSAETYDEWCATPLGSFVDAIEKQMMMGVSKPKSGEKALDMGCGTGIYSLLLASQGVNVTGVDISTAMLKKAREKAEESRQVINFLEGDIHHLPFADHTFDLVLSNLVLEFVDSPKDVLAEAMRVVKPGGRLTVGMIGKQSEWASLYEKQGKDKTNSVFSGAHFFTVQEIKELYTEEPSVIQFGLYIAPDEFVTKEQAYDLERQRSYHGQEEGAGFIVANWIKKA; the protein is encoded by the coding sequence ATGGCTTTATTCGATCATTCTGCCGAAACATACGATGAGTGGTGTGCTACTCCGCTCGGCTCTTTTGTTGATGCTATCGAAAAACAAATGATGATGGGAGTATCCAAACCTAAATCCGGGGAAAAGGCGCTTGATATGGGTTGTGGTACCGGAATTTATTCTCTGCTACTTGCCTCACAGGGAGTAAACGTGACAGGTGTTGATATTTCTACAGCTATGTTAAAAAAAGCAAGGGAGAAAGCTGAGGAATCTCGGCAAGTTATTAACTTCCTGGAAGGAGACATTCACCACCTTCCATTTGCTGACCATACATTTGATCTTGTTCTATCTAATCTCGTTCTTGAGTTTGTTGATTCTCCAAAAGATGTGCTGGCTGAAGCAATGAGAGTGGTAAAACCAGGAGGACGACTTACAGTAGGGATGATTGGCAAACAGAGTGAGTGGGCTTCCCTGTATGAAAAGCAGGGGAAAGACAAAACGAACAGCGTGTTTTCCGGTGCTCACTTTTTTACTGTGCAGGAGATAAAAGAACTATACACAGAAGAGCCGTCTGTTATTCAATTCGGATTATATATCGCCCCTGATGAATTTGTAACGAAAGAACAAGCTTATGATCTTGAAAGGCAGCGTTCTTATCATGGACAAGAAGAAGGAGCAGGATTTATTGTTGCGAACTGGATTAAAAAGGCATGA